In one Candidatus Angelobacter sp. genomic region, the following are encoded:
- a CDS encoding acetate/propionate family kinase yields MKSETMKLILTVNGGSSSIKFALYEVGEPLKRGLHGKVDRIGLSGTNLTFTDLDRKPQPSLSITASDHKSAADFLIDWLEKRTGFESVRAVGHRVVHGMKHTAPELVTQELLDELHRIRPYDPEHLPREIELIEAFRQRHPKLPQLACFDTAFHRDMPRVAKLLPIPRRYDAKGVQRYGFHGLSYAYLMEELIRLGDPAASKGRVILAHLGNGASLAAVRDGKSIDTSMGFTPTAGLVMSTRSGDLDPGLAPYLARTEKITTSQFYKMVNHESGLLGVSETSSDMRDLLDHEKADVRAAEAVALFCYQTKKWIGSCAAALGGLDTLVFAGGIGENAPAVRARICERLDFLGVEVNEARNAGNASVISADDSGVAVRVIRTDEELMIARSVCRILESGVVKKSIEP; encoded by the coding sequence ATGAAATCTGAAACCATGAAACTCATCCTGACGGTCAACGGCGGCTCATCGAGCATCAAGTTCGCGCTCTACGAAGTGGGCGAGCCGCTGAAGCGAGGGCTTCATGGAAAAGTTGACCGCATCGGTTTGAGCGGAACGAATCTTACGTTCACAGACCTGGACCGAAAACCGCAACCCAGTCTCAGCATCACCGCCTCCGATCATAAATCGGCGGCGGACTTCCTGATTGATTGGCTCGAGAAGCGAACCGGGTTTGAATCTGTTCGGGCGGTGGGCCACCGCGTGGTTCACGGCATGAAACACACCGCACCCGAATTGGTCACCCAGGAATTGCTGGATGAACTTCATCGCATCAGGCCATACGACCCGGAACATCTGCCCCGCGAGATTGAACTGATCGAAGCCTTCCGCCAGCGTCATCCGAAACTGCCGCAATTGGCCTGCTTCGACACGGCGTTCCACCGCGACATGCCGCGCGTGGCCAAGTTGCTGCCGATTCCGCGCCGCTACGACGCCAAGGGAGTTCAACGTTACGGTTTCCACGGTTTGTCCTATGCCTATCTGATGGAAGAACTCATACGTCTCGGCGATCCGGCGGCATCGAAGGGCCGCGTGATCCTCGCTCATCTCGGAAATGGCGCCAGCCTGGCCGCCGTGCGTGACGGCAAGAGCATCGACACCAGCATGGGCTTTACGCCGACGGCGGGATTGGTGATGAGCACTCGCTCGGGCGATTTAGACCCCGGCCTCGCTCCGTATCTGGCGCGCACCGAGAAGATCACCACCAGCCAGTTTTACAAAATGGTCAATCACGAATCGGGATTGCTCGGCGTTTCGGAAACCAGTTCCGACATGCGCGACTTGCTCGATCATGAAAAGGCGGATGTGCGGGCAGCGGAAGCCGTGGCGCTGTTCTGTTATCAGACGAAAAAGTGGATTGGCTCCTGCGCCGCGGCGCTCGGGGGATTGGACACGCTCGTCTTCGCTGGCGGCATAGGCGAAAACGCGCCCGCCGTCCGCGCCCGCATTTGTGAACGGCTTGATTTTCTCGGTGTCGAAGTGAACGAGGCGCGAAACGCCGGGAATGCGTCGGTAATTTCTGCGGATGACTCTGGCGTCGCCGTGCGCGTCATCCGCACAGACGAAGAATTGATGATTGCGCGCTCAGTTTGTCGTATTCTCGAATCCGGCGTGGTGAAGAAAAGCATTGAACCATGA
- a CDS encoding acetolactate synthase large subunit produces MKASELIVKCLENEGVDYMFGVPGEENMDLLDALLGSSIRFVMTRHEQGAAFMADVYGRLTGKAGVCLSTLGPGATNLITGVADANMDRVPLVALTAQAGHDRMHKESHQHLDIVTLFRPVTKWSTSLPIPDIIPEAFRKAFKLAQSEKPGATHIEIPEDVARMETDSQPLLVQWLHPGGAAPEQIEKAARIISEAAHPVVLVGNGAIRGHASAALVRSAEKLNLPVATTFMAKGAIPDTHPLALGAIGLQTPDYVNFAFAEADVVIAVGYDVVEYAPRSWNPKRDKKIVHVDMAPAEVDAAYIVNVGVVGDIASSLDVLAQKATPRSAAHGAPFRQMLRDELEQGGHDTSFPLKPQRILADLRAALADDDIVISDVGAHKLWLARLFPCLQPNTCIISNGFAAMGMAVPGAVAAKLVHPNRRVVAVTGDGGFLMNSQELETAARLETPFVVLVFNDHSYGLIRWKQMQQFGRPAFVDFNNPDFVKYAESFGANGMRIGSAEELAPTLRRVLNSNQLTIIDCPVDAAENLRLTQKLGALTAPTGFKP; encoded by the coding sequence ATGAAAGCCTCCGAACTCATCGTGAAATGCTTGGAGAACGAAGGTGTTGATTACATGTTCGGCGTGCCGGGCGAGGAGAACATGGACCTGCTCGACGCCCTGCTCGGCTCATCCATTCGCTTTGTCATGACGCGCCATGAGCAGGGCGCGGCGTTTATGGCGGATGTTTACGGCCGGTTGACCGGCAAAGCCGGCGTGTGTCTCTCCACGCTGGGACCAGGCGCCACGAATCTAATAACCGGCGTGGCCGATGCCAACATGGACCGTGTCCCGCTGGTGGCGCTCACCGCCCAGGCCGGCCACGACCGGATGCACAAGGAATCGCACCAGCATCTGGACATTGTCACGCTGTTCCGCCCCGTGACAAAGTGGAGCACCAGCCTGCCCATACCCGACATCATTCCCGAAGCCTTCCGCAAGGCCTTCAAACTGGCGCAATCTGAAAAGCCGGGCGCTACACACATCGAAATTCCCGAAGACGTGGCCCGCATGGAAACCGACAGCCAGCCGCTGCTCGTGCAATGGCTCCACCCCGGTGGAGCCGCGCCGGAACAAATCGAGAAGGCCGCGCGTATTATTTCGGAAGCAGCGCACCCGGTTGTGCTGGTGGGCAACGGCGCCATTCGCGGACACGCCTCCGCGGCGCTGGTGCGGTCCGCCGAAAAGCTGAACCTTCCGGTCGCGACGACCTTCATGGCGAAAGGCGCCATTCCAGACACGCACCCACTCGCGCTCGGCGCCATCGGACTACAGACGCCCGACTATGTGAACTTCGCGTTCGCGGAAGCCGATGTCGTTATCGCGGTCGGTTACGACGTCGTGGAATACGCGCCGCGTTCGTGGAACCCGAAACGCGACAAAAAGATCGTGCATGTGGATATGGCGCCCGCCGAAGTGGACGCGGCCTACATTGTCAACGTCGGCGTCGTGGGTGACATCGCCTCGTCGCTAGACGTCCTGGCGCAGAAGGCAACGCCCCGTTCCGCCGCGCACGGCGCACCATTCCGCCAAATGCTGCGCGATGAACTGGAGCAGGGCGGCCACGACACCTCCTTCCCGCTTAAGCCGCAACGAATCCTCGCCGACCTCCGCGCCGCGCTGGCTGATGACGACATCGTCATCTCGGACGTGGGCGCGCACAAATTGTGGCTGGCGCGCCTCTTCCCATGTCTTCAACCTAACACCTGCATCATCTCGAACGGTTTTGCCGCGATGGGCATGGCCGTGCCCGGCGCCGTGGCGGCAAAACTCGTGCACCCGAATCGTCGCGTGGTGGCGGTCACCGGTGACGGTGGTTTCCTGATGAACTCGCAGGAATTGGAAACCGCCGCGCGTCTGGAAACACCATTTGTGGTGCTCGTGTTCAACGACCACAGCTACGGACTGATTCGCTGGAAGCAGATGCAGCAGTTCGGCCGGCCGGCCTTCGTGGATTTCAATAATCCGGATTTCGTGAAATACGCGGAGAGCTTCGGCGCAAATGGCATGCGCATCGGATCAGCGGAGGAACTGGCCCCCACGCTGCGCCGCGTGTTGAACTCAAATCAACTCACGATCATTGATTGCCCGGTGGATGCTGCGGAGAACCTGCGTCTGACCCAAAAACTCGGCGCGCTCACGGCGCCAACTGGATTTAAACCGTGA
- a CDS encoding phosphoketolase family protein has protein sequence MKTNTLTPELLGKMDAYWRAANYLSVGQIYLYDNPLLKRPLALADVKHMLLGHWGTTPGQNFIYVHLNRVIKKYDLDMIYVSGPGHGGPAVMANTYLEGTYSEIYPNISQDEAGLQKLFKQFSFPGGIPSHASPECPGSIHEGGELGYSLSHSFGAVFDNPDLIVACCVGDGEAETGPLATSWQSNKFLDPINDGAVLPILHLNGYKIANPTLLARIEPEELDQFLRGNGWTPYYVEGHEPALMHEAVAATLDVVVEKIKRIQHEARVNGNTMRPRWPMIVLKSPKGWTGPKWVDGLQIEGTFRAHQVPLSDPATHPEHLKLLEEWLRSYRPDELFDVQGKLKPELAELAPQGKRRMGANPHANGGMLLRDLVMPDFRKYAVKVSSPGAVLAADAHELGVFLRDVAKLNREQRNFRIFGPDETLSNRLGAVFEVTNRQWDARQQDNDEFLALDGRVMEMLSEHQCEGWLEGYLLTGRHGLFNCYEAFIHIVDSMFNQHAKWLKVTAGLPWRRPIASLNYLLASHVWQQMHNGFTHQDPGFIDHVVNKKASVVRVYLPPDANCLLSAWDHCLRSRHYVNVVIAGKYQAPQWLTMDAAVAHCTAGIGIWHWASSDSGAEPDVVMACCGDVPTLETLAAVSILREQLPELKVRVVNVVDLMKLQPQSEHPHGLNDGAFDALFTKDKHVIFAFHGYPWLIHRLTYRRTNHANIHVRGYKEEGTITTPFDMTVMNDLDRFHLVIDTVDRLPQTGKKGRALKEQLQAKLVEHKKYIDKNGQDLPEIRNWKWGAKV, from the coding sequence GTGAAAACAAACACACTTACCCCCGAACTGCTCGGCAAGATGGATGCCTATTGGCGCGCGGCAAATTACCTCTCGGTCGGGCAGATTTATCTCTACGACAATCCGCTGCTGAAACGTCCACTTGCGCTCGCGGACGTGAAGCACATGCTGCTCGGCCACTGGGGCACGACGCCGGGGCAGAATTTCATTTACGTCCACCTCAACCGGGTCATCAAGAAATACGACCTCGACATGATCTACGTCTCCGGCCCGGGACACGGCGGCCCGGCGGTGATGGCCAACACGTATCTGGAGGGCACTTACAGCGAGATTTATCCCAACATCAGTCAGGATGAAGCCGGGCTACAAAAGCTCTTCAAGCAGTTCTCGTTTCCGGGCGGCATTCCCAGCCATGCCTCGCCGGAATGCCCGGGCTCGATTCACGAAGGCGGCGAACTCGGTTATTCCCTCAGCCACTCTTTCGGAGCAGTGTTCGACAATCCCGATCTCATCGTGGCCTGCTGCGTCGGCGACGGTGAGGCCGAGACCGGTCCGCTGGCGACATCGTGGCAATCCAACAAGTTTCTCGATCCGATCAACGACGGCGCGGTGCTGCCGATCCTGCACCTCAACGGTTACAAGATCGCCAACCCAACCCTTCTCGCGCGGATTGAACCGGAAGAACTGGACCAGTTTCTGCGCGGCAACGGTTGGACGCCTTACTACGTTGAGGGACACGAGCCGGCGCTGATGCACGAGGCGGTGGCCGCGACGCTCGACGTGGTGGTGGAGAAAATCAAACGCATCCAGCACGAAGCCCGCGTGAACGGCAACACCATGCGTCCCCGCTGGCCGATGATCGTTCTCAAATCTCCGAAAGGCTGGACCGGCCCGAAGTGGGTGGATGGCCTGCAAATCGAGGGAACTTTCCGCGCGCATCAAGTCCCGCTCTCCGACCCGGCCACTCATCCCGAGCATCTCAAGTTGTTGGAAGAATGGCTGCGCAGCTACCGACCGGATGAACTTTTCGATGTGCAGGGAAAATTGAAACCGGAACTGGCCGAACTCGCGCCCCAAGGCAAACGTCGCATGGGCGCAAATCCCCACGCCAACGGCGGGATGCTGCTACGCGACCTCGTCATGCCGGACTTTCGCAAATACGCGGTGAAGGTGTCGTCACCCGGAGCGGTTCTGGCGGCGGACGCGCACGAACTCGGCGTGTTCCTGCGCGATGTCGCGAAGCTCAACCGCGAGCAGCGCAACTTCCGCATCTTCGGCCCGGACGAAACGCTCTCCAATCGCCTGGGCGCGGTGTTTGAGGTGACCAACCGGCAATGGGACGCCCGCCAGCAGGACAACGACGAGTTCCTCGCCCTCGACGGTCGCGTCATGGAAATGTTGAGCGAGCATCAATGCGAAGGCTGGCTCGAAGGTTATCTGCTCACGGGCCGGCACGGACTGTTCAACTGCTACGAGGCGTTCATCCACATCGTTGACTCGATGTTCAACCAGCACGCCAAGTGGCTGAAAGTCACGGCGGGCCTGCCGTGGCGACGTCCCATCGCGTCGCTGAATTACCTGCTGGCCTCGCATGTCTGGCAGCAAATGCACAACGGCTTCACGCATCAAGACCCTGGCTTCATTGATCACGTCGTGAACAAGAAGGCCTCGGTCGTGCGGGTCTATCTGCCGCCGGATGCCAACTGCCTGCTCTCGGCCTGGGATCATTGTTTGCGCAGCCGCCACTACGTCAACGTCGTCATCGCCGGCAAATATCAGGCGCCGCAATGGCTGACCATGGACGCCGCCGTGGCGCACTGCACCGCGGGCATCGGCATCTGGCATTGGGCCAGCAGCGACTCCGGCGCTGAACCCGATGTCGTCATGGCCTGCTGTGGCGACGTGCCCACGCTGGAGACGCTCGCCGCCGTTTCGATCCTGCGCGAGCAATTGCCGGAGCTGAAAGTTCGCGTCGTCAACGTCGTGGATTTGATGAAGCTGCAGCCGCAGAGCGAACATCCGCACGGATTGAACGACGGCGCTTTCGACGCGCTGTTCACCAAGGACAAACATGTCATCTTCGCCTTCCACGGTTACCCGTGGTTGATTCACCGGTTGACGTATCGCCGCACCAACCACGCCAACATCCACGTTCGCGGCTACAAGGAAGAAGGCACGATCACCACGCCCTTCGACATGACGGTCATGAACGATCTCGATCGTTTTCACCTCGTGATAGACACCGTTGATCGTCTGCCGCAGACCGGCAAAAAAGGCCGTGCCCTCAAGGAGCAACTCCAGGCCAAGCTCGTCGAGCACAAAAAATACATTGATAAAAACGGCCAGGATCTGCCGGAGATTCGGAATTGGAAATGGGGCGCGAAGGTGTGA
- a CDS encoding histidine phosphatase family protein has product MLQRIYLIRHGETEWSLSGQHTSRTDIPLTVRGENGARELGRRLRDIQFARVFSSPRQRARRTCELAGLGSAAEIEPDLAEWDYGDYEGRRSAEILQARPDWNLFRDGCPNGESPAQISKRADQLIARLRVLGGNIALFSHGHFVRLLATRWIGLAVSEAQRFLLDTTSLSILGYEHDHVESPVIALWNSI; this is encoded by the coding sequence ATGCTTCAGCGCATTTACCTCATTCGGCACGGCGAAACCGAGTGGTCGCTCTCCGGCCAGCACACCAGTCGCACGGACATTCCGTTGACTGTGCGCGGCGAGAATGGGGCGCGGGAACTTGGCCGGCGCCTCCGGGACATCCAGTTCGCTCGTGTGTTCTCCAGCCCACGGCAACGCGCGCGGCGAACGTGTGAGTTGGCCGGACTGGGTTCGGCGGCCGAAATCGAACCGGACCTGGCCGAGTGGGATTATGGCGACTACGAAGGACGACGCTCCGCGGAAATTCTCCAGGCGCGACCGGACTGGAATCTCTTTCGGGACGGCTGTCCGAACGGTGAATCGCCCGCGCAAATTTCCAAACGCGCTGATCAGCTGATTGCCCGTCTCCGCGTGCTGGGTGGAAATATCGCGCTCTTCTCGCATGGACATTTCGTTCGTTTGCTGGCCACGCGTTGGATTGGATTGGCGGTGAGCGAAGCGCAACGTTTCCTGCTCGACACAACATCGCTCAGCATTCTCGGTTACGAGCACGATCACGTCGAGTCACCGGTCATCGCGCTATGGAACTCGATTTGA
- a CDS encoding radical SAM protein, whose product MRAATFDKASPFLHEQARAVRDEVFGRRVFVRGVVEVSNHCRQNCCYCAMRRDNRLLERYRLAANELAELIIHHRPAVITDIDIQAGEDPVAVREVVLPLVRELRRHTKLGITLCLGTLSPREYDQLQDAGGDYYVIKMETGNSQHYDFIGAPGTMAQRMAAISYLAGKGWKVSSGLILGLPGQTQGQVEQTLNLLTLLPLAGCSVSPFVAGEQTPFGDAPDGNIEQTLNCVAWMRLHAPHWVIPAVSAMRLVSEDGYVRAFNAGANLATINLTPRAVRADYPIYKRDRIIMDEERVLSAIEEAGCELSRVSITEHLRQPGAPAMERVSHSSTAAARAFNSVHSDTHP is encoded by the coding sequence ATGCGCGCAGCAACCTTTGACAAGGCGAGCCCCTTTTTGCACGAGCAGGCGCGGGCGGTGCGAGATGAAGTGTTCGGACGCCGCGTTTTTGTGCGCGGTGTTGTCGAAGTGTCCAACCACTGCCGCCAGAACTGCTGTTATTGCGCGATGCGCCGCGACAATCGCTTGCTGGAGCGCTACCGGCTCGCCGCGAACGAACTTGCCGAGTTGATCATTCACCATCGGCCCGCGGTGATAACCGACATCGATATCCAGGCGGGTGAAGACCCCGTAGCCGTACGGGAGGTGGTGCTGCCGCTAGTGCGCGAGCTGCGCCGACACACCAAGCTCGGGATTACCCTTTGCCTCGGCACCTTGTCGCCGCGCGAGTACGACCAACTCCAGGATGCGGGGGGCGATTATTATGTGATCAAAATGGAGACAGGCAACAGCCAGCATTACGATTTTATTGGTGCTCCGGGGACAATGGCCCAACGCATGGCGGCGATCAGTTATCTGGCGGGTAAGGGCTGGAAAGTGTCGTCGGGTCTGATATTGGGTCTTCCCGGACAGACGCAGGGGCAAGTGGAACAAACATTGAACCTCCTGACGCTACTGCCGCTGGCCGGTTGCAGCGTCAGCCCGTTCGTGGCGGGTGAGCAAACGCCGTTTGGCGACGCTCCCGACGGGAACATCGAGCAGACCTTGAATTGTGTGGCCTGGATGCGATTGCACGCGCCGCATTGGGTGATCCCCGCGGTCAGCGCCATGAGGCTTGTGTCCGAGGACGGCTATGTGCGCGCGTTCAACGCGGGCGCGAATCTGGCCACCATCAATCTGACGCCCCGCGCGGTGCGGGCGGATTATCCGATCTACAAACGTGACCGCATCATCATGGACGAGGAACGCGTCCTGTCGGCCATCGAAGAGGCAGGCTGTGAACTCAGCCGCGTGAGCATCACGGAACACCTCCGCCAACCGGGTGCTCCGGCAATGGAGCGCGTGTCGCATTCTTCCACAGCGGCTGCGCGTGCATTCAACAGCGTACACAGTGACACACATCCGTAA